AGCTTTGGCGGAGAATGCTGAAGGCGTCTGTCGCGCTTACCTTCCCGCCGGACGGCGGGAGGGATCCTACTGGATCGTGGGCGATTTGCAGAACAACCCTGGCCGGTCGCTCTTTGTACGGTTGACTGGGCCCGCGTCGGGACCGGGCGCGGCCGGCAAGTTCACCGACGGAGCCACGGGCGAGCATGGCGATCTTCTCGACATCATCCGCGAGAGGACCGGGATCTCGCGCTTTCCCGACCTTCTGGCTGAAGCCCGGGCGCATCTGGGCCGTCCGCAGCCAGTCCTCCCGGATAAGCAAGTGCAAAGGAAGGCCAAGGCCGCAGGAGGCACGCCAGCGGCGGCGGCGCGTCTGTTTGCAGCCTCTATGCCGGTCGCAGGCACGCTTGCCGACACCTACCTCCGCGCCCGCGGCCTGACCCAAGGCGGCAGGATGAGCGCCCTGCGCTTCCACCCGAAGTGCTGGCATCGGGATGAGGGCCAGACCCGGAGCTTCCCCAGACCGGCGCTGATCGCCGCGGTCACCGATGGGGCAGGGGCCCTGCAGGGCGTGCATCGCACCTGGCTTGCGCCTGACGGACAGGGGAAGGCGCGGGTCGAGACGCAGCGGCGTGCCATGGGTCACCTTCTCGGCAATGCCGTCAGGCTGACCCCGCATGACGACATCCTCGTGGTCGGTGAAGGCATCGAGACCATGCTGTCCCTGGTCGAGGCAGTGCCGGGCCTTCCCGTCTGGGCGGCGCTCTCGTCCGGTCACCTCGGGGCGGTCCTGCCGCCGGAGGGTTTGCAGCGCCTCTACATCGCCATCGATCGCGATCCGGCCGGCCAACGCGCGGCGGAGAGGTTGAGCGCCAGAGCCCTTGACGCCGGGATTGGTTGCCATGTGCTGGAACCGCTTCTCGGGGATTTCAACGATGATCTCCGGGCATACGGCAAGGAGGCGCTGCGCCAGCATCTGGCAGGGCAGATCGAGCCCGAGGATTGGCATCGCCTGACAGGCTGATCCGCGTCGCGTAGGGGGCGGTCGGGGATATCGGGGCAGGGGTCACGGGTCCCTGTCGTGGCTCTGGACCGTCGCCTAGCCTCTTCCCGGGCAAACTCATCCACCCGTCCCCCGAGCGGCCTTCAAGAGATGGGCAGGCGGCCGTCAAAGGGGCCGCCCCTTCAAGGACGGGGAGCGACTGATTTCCGCCGACGGGGGCGAGCCCCGCCTTTGCATCGCGAAAGACAAATCAGTCGCCCCCCGACCTCCTCCACATGCGTTCCGGCCCCGAAAGGGGGTGAAGGGGCGTCCCCTCCCACGGCTTTCGCAGCCCATGAAGGCCGCGCGGGATGACGCGCGGACCAGACAGGCCCGGAGGCAAGAAGAAGATGACGATCCACACCCACGACGATGCGTATGAACCCGCCCATACCGCATCCCAGACCGCCCATGCGCTCGACGAGCTGCAGCTCTACGGCTACCGCCCCTTTGACGAGCCAGATCCGCGCCCGATGCCCGATGGGCAGCGCCTTGCGGTCGCCGTTGCCGACATCTTCGACGCCCTCGTTGCGACCCTCGAAGACACCCGCATGGAGCCCGACCTCGAAGAGGTGCTCTGGGGCCAGGTCAACCTCTTTCACCGCGCCACGGCCCGGATCGAGCGGTCGCTCGATGAAAACGAGCAGGCGCAGCGCCGCCTCCAGCGCGAGCAGGACGGCTCCGAGGTGAAATCCACCGAACTCGAGCGCCTGACGGTCGAAGGCCTGACGCTGATCGAACGGCGCAACTGCATGGACATGATGCGCGATCACGCCGCGACCGAGTTCGTCCATCACACGGGATCGACCTGGCGGCCCCGCACCGGTTCGATGGTGAACCGCCAGCACATGACCGCGGCGCTGATCGACAGTCGCGACTTCCTGGCCGCCAAGCGCCGCGCGGAGACCGAGGTGATGCTGCCCGCAGGCCCCAAGGTCGCCCTCACCGGCGGGACCGACTTCAACGATCACCGCCTGATCTGGGGCAAGCTCGACCAGGTCCGGACCAAGTATCCCGACATGGTTCTCCTGCACGGTGGAAGCCCCAAGGGCGCCGAACTCATCGCCGCCAAATGGGCCGAGGCCCGCGGCGTGACGCAGGTTGCCTTCAAGCCTGACTGGACCAAGCACGCCAAGGCTGCGCCCTTCAAGCGCAACGACGCCATGCTCGAAGTGCTGCCCGTGGGCGTCCTCGTCTTCCCAGGCAATGGCATCCAGGAGAACCTCGCCGACAAGGCCAAAAAGCTCGGTATCCCGGTCATGAAGTTCGAGAAGGGGGCGTGAGCCCCCAACTAGTTCAAACACGTCTTCAGTCAGTCGGTTGGCTGCACTTAATCGAAAAGTTGGGCTCTTCTA
This genomic interval from Fuscovulum ytuae contains the following:
- a CDS encoding DUF7146 domain-containing protein, which codes for MYSETEDVIRALAENAEGVCRAYLPAGRREGSYWIVGDLQNNPGRSLFVRLTGPASGPGAAGKFTDGATGEHGDLLDIIRERTGISRFPDLLAEARAHLGRPQPVLPDKQVQRKAKAAGGTPAAAARLFAASMPVAGTLADTYLRARGLTQGGRMSALRFHPKCWHRDEGQTRSFPRPALIAAVTDGAGALQGVHRTWLAPDGQGKARVETQRRAMGHLLGNAVRLTPHDDILVVGEGIETMLSLVEAVPGLPVWAALSSGHLGAVLPPEGLQRLYIAIDRDPAGQRAAERLSARALDAGIGCHVLEPLLGDFNDDLRAYGKEALRQHLAGQIEPEDWHRLTG
- a CDS encoding DUF2493 domain-containing protein, which produces MTIHTHDDAYEPAHTASQTAHALDELQLYGYRPFDEPDPRPMPDGQRLAVAVADIFDALVATLEDTRMEPDLEEVLWGQVNLFHRATARIERSLDENEQAQRRLQREQDGSEVKSTELERLTVEGLTLIERRNCMDMMRDHAATEFVHHTGSTWRPRTGSMVNRQHMTAALIDSRDFLAAKRRAETEVMLPAGPKVALTGGTDFNDHRLIWGKLDQVRTKYPDMVLLHGGSPKGAELIAAKWAEARGVTQVAFKPDWTKHAKAAPFKRNDAMLEVLPVGVLVFPGNGIQENLADKAKKLGIPVMKFEKGA